A genome region from Tolypothrix sp. PCC 7712 includes the following:
- a CDS encoding caspase family protein, which translates to MSNHFTHGYALLIGVGSTAEPKWSLPVTVKDVQAIKTVLTGKDLCAYDSANIRLLQNEQTTRSAIIAGLTWLQEKAASDRNATIVVYYSGHGCFDLASQCYYLLQHDFNSSDIAKTALSASDFTQALRQIPAKRLWVVIDSCHAEGMATSKGELPADFIATALPKGVIDDLKHGEGRAVFTSSRGNQSSYIRPDATMSLYTYHLVEALRGAANKPGDTTVMLSNLINHLGKTVPESARTLWRQEQTPFFDTAMEDFPIAMLRGGKGVANSTPDSPKIMSDREVVTPALARAKRALAILEEQAASYGIRIPVDLQIELEEKRRQVIELESRHQRTGLD; encoded by the coding sequence ATGTCCAATCACTTTACCCACGGTTATGCTTTGTTAATTGGAGTTGGTAGCACAGCCGAACCAAAATGGTCATTACCCGTAACAGTCAAAGATGTGCAAGCAATAAAAACCGTGCTAACCGGTAAAGATTTGTGTGCCTATGATTCCGCAAATATTCGCTTATTGCAGAATGAGCAGACAACACGTAGTGCAATTATCGCTGGATTAACCTGGTTACAAGAAAAAGCAGCAAGCGATCGCAATGCCACAATAGTAGTTTATTACTCCGGTCATGGATGCTTTGACCTAGCAAGCCAGTGTTATTACTTACTACAACATGACTTCAATTCCTCAGATATTGCTAAAACCGCCCTATCTGCCTCAGACTTTACACAAGCCTTGCGTCAAATTCCAGCAAAGCGGTTGTGGGTAGTAATTGATAGCTGTCATGCAGAAGGTATGGCTACTTCCAAAGGCGAACTACCTGCAGATTTTATCGCCACAGCCTTACCCAAGGGTGTTATAGATGACTTGAAGCACGGAGAAGGAAGGGCAGTATTTACATCATCCAGGGGTAATCAGAGTTCTTACATCCGCCCTGATGCTACCATGAGCCTCTACACTTATCATCTCGTTGAGGCATTGCGGGGAGCGGCTAACAAGCCAGGAGACACCACAGTGATGCTCTCCAACCTCATCAATCATTTAGGAAAAACTGTGCCAGAAAGCGCTAGAACCCTGTGGAGACAAGAACAAACACCATTTTTTGATACAGCAATGGAAGATTTCCCAATAGCCATGTTGCGCGGCGGAAAAGGAGTAGCAAACTCAACCCCAGACTCGCCTAAAATCATGAGCGATCGCGAAGTCGTCACACCTGCACTCGCAAGAGCAAAACGAGCATTAGCTATTTTAGAAGAACAAGCCGCTTCCTATGGAATCAGGATTCCCGTAGATTTGCAGATTGAATTAGAAGAAAAACGCCGACAAGTAATTGAATTAGAATCCCGCCATCAAAGAACCGGATTAGATTAA
- a CDS encoding SWIM zinc finger family protein: MTNYTLQASREWWSQRWLDLLDSYRFKKRLERARNYSRQGNVLSIEFKGAKVLARVQGSEAEPYKVSLSLDPFSDEEWSYVIETMSKKAIFAAKLLAGEMPQNIEEVFTANGLSLFPFTLSDVRSKCSCPDKANPCKHVGAVYYQLGDRFSEDPFVLFKLRGRTKEQIISDLRQLRSAKIDISSTETSDIQQPVTNNQNTIKLDSFWHYNEPLDSSLVVIAPSGSETVLDVLGPIPLAKEEENIGNLTSSDVVMKYLQTVYQDVRQKAVLAAMNVGGA, from the coding sequence ATGACTAACTACACCCTACAAGCAAGCCGTGAATGGTGGTCACAAAGATGGCTCGATTTATTAGATTCCTATCGCTTTAAAAAACGCTTAGAACGCGCCAGAAATTATTCCCGTCAAGGAAATGTCCTCAGCATTGAATTTAAAGGAGCCAAAGTATTAGCCAGGGTACAAGGTAGCGAAGCAGAACCTTATAAAGTTTCTCTTTCTTTAGACCCATTCAGCGATGAAGAATGGAGTTATGTAATTGAAACCATGTCCAAAAAGGCGATTTTTGCTGCTAAGTTATTAGCCGGAGAAATGCCCCAAAATATAGAAGAAGTCTTCACCGCCAATGGACTTTCTTTATTTCCCTTTACCCTATCAGATGTCCGCAGTAAATGTTCCTGTCCTGACAAAGCCAATCCTTGCAAACACGTAGGTGCAGTATATTATCAATTAGGCGATAGATTCAGCGAAGACCCATTTGTACTATTCAAATTACGCGGACGCACCAAAGAGCAAATTATCAGCGATTTACGCCAATTACGTAGCGCTAAAATAGATATTTCATCAACAGAAACATCTGATATTCAACAGCCAGTTACCAATAATCAAAATACAATTAAACTTGACTCATTCTGGCATTACAATGAACCGCTTGATTCTTCTTTAGTCGTCATTGCTCCCAGTGGTAGCGAAACTGTATTAGATGTATTAGGCCCCATTCCCCTAGCCAAAGAAGAAGAGAACATCGGTAATTTAACCTCTAGCGATGTCGTCATGAAATATTTGCAGACAGTTTACCAAGATGTTAGACAAAAGGCAGTTTTAGCCGCAATGAATGTAGGAGGGGCTTAA
- a CDS encoding CU044_2847 family protein — MEAQTKVISVQLSDGTNVRVEATLIGERKLTIPTRPFKEVTIAIESLSRDIAEVIQKVNPDKASVKFGVEISLESGKLSPILVKGTSTANLEITLEWGQTPMEELKIPNSIVKQESPLNMGA; from the coding sequence ATGGAAGCCCAAACTAAAGTTATTTCGGTACAATTATCTGATGGTACAAATGTAAGAGTCGAAGCCACCCTCATTGGTGAGCGTAAATTGACTATCCCCACTCGACCTTTTAAAGAAGTCACCATTGCCATCGAATCTCTTAGTAGGGATATTGCAGAAGTTATCCAGAAAGTGAACCCCGATAAGGCTAGCGTAAAATTTGGTGTAGAAATTAGTCTAGAATCAGGTAAACTCTCACCTATATTAGTTAAAGGTACTTCTACAGCCAATCTGGAGATTACTTTAGAATGGGGACAAACTCCTATGGAAGAACTAAAAATTCCCAATTCCATAGTTAAGCAGGAATCTCCTCTCAATATGGGCGCTTAG
- a CDS encoding PCP reductase family protein, whose protein sequence is MSEPKFSDSLGWTAEAKEKLKNIPFFVRTPAKARIEQLARQAKQNVITADLVEKARLEFGQ, encoded by the coding sequence ATGAGTGAACCAAAATTTTCAGATTCATTGGGGTGGACAGCAGAAGCAAAAGAAAAACTCAAAAATATTCCTTTTTTTGTCCGCACACCAGCAAAAGCGCGAATTGAGCAGCTAGCTCGTCAAGCAAAGCAAAATGTCATCACAGCAGATTTAGTGGAAAAGGCACGATTAGAGTTTGGACAATAA
- a CDS encoding tetratricopeptide repeat protein encodes MYKRISFIVSLLLLGSFVVPISPAAQAQVLLSQARNPEVKQLLEEGRRLVDAGDYNGAISVYQQAASLEPKNAKIHSGIGYLYAQQGNFQAALGAYRRALAITPNNGDFYYAVGYIKGNMGDTPGAKEAYRRAIQLNRNNLNAYLGLAVTQARLGDYEAANWAYEQAINIDRNNAQTYELMGSMYKQRRQSKQATTLLNKARDLYQRKNDFDGVTRVEALLRDLGG; translated from the coding sequence GTGTACAAACGGATATCATTTATAGTAAGTCTGCTGCTATTAGGAAGTTTTGTCGTTCCTATATCTCCTGCGGCTCAAGCACAAGTTTTGTTATCTCAAGCCAGAAATCCAGAAGTTAAGCAATTGCTAGAAGAAGGGCGGAGGCTAGTAGATGCTGGTGATTATAATGGGGCAATCTCTGTTTATCAACAAGCAGCCAGCCTTGAACCTAAAAATGCCAAAATTCATTCAGGAATTGGCTATTTATATGCTCAACAAGGAAATTTTCAGGCAGCACTAGGAGCTTATCGTCGCGCCCTAGCTATTACTCCCAATAACGGCGATTTTTATTACGCCGTGGGTTACATCAAAGGTAATATGGGCGACACTCCTGGAGCAAAAGAAGCTTATCGCCGCGCTATTCAATTAAACCGTAACAATCTGAATGCTTATTTAGGATTAGCTGTCACTCAGGCTCGTCTAGGAGACTACGAAGCAGCTAACTGGGCATACGAACAAGCAATTAATATCGATCGCAACAATGCCCAAACCTATGAGTTAATGGGTTCAATGTATAAGCAAAGACGGCAAAGCAAACAAGCCACTACCTTACTCAACAAAGCTCGTGATTTATATCAAAGAAAGAATGACTTTGATGGTGTAACTAGGGTAGAAGCATTGCTACGCGATTTAGGAGGATGA
- a CDS encoding YbjQ family protein: protein MILTTTDVIQGAVIQSYLGIVTAEVVYGSNFLRDFLASIRDIVGGRTGSYERLFEQGQRKALEELQQRAMRLGADAVIGIEIDTGTINVDQSGVLLLITATGTAVKIR, encoded by the coding sequence ATGATTTTAACCACAACTGATGTGATTCAAGGAGCTGTTATTCAGTCCTATTTAGGCATTGTTACAGCAGAAGTTGTGTATGGTAGCAACTTCTTAAGAGATTTTTTAGCTAGCATTCGCGATATTGTTGGCGGACGCACCGGTAGCTATGAACGTCTTTTTGAACAAGGTCAACGTAAAGCATTAGAGGAATTACAACAACGTGCAATGCGTTTAGGAGCAGATGCTGTGATTGGGATTGAAATTGATACTGGTACAATCAATGTCGATCAATCGGGTGTGCTGCTATTAATTACTGCCACAGGCACAGCTGTAAAGATTCGTTAG
- the bchI gene encoding magnesium chelatase ATPase subunit I: MSPTAQTTASTRRVVFPFTAIVGQEEMKLALLLNVIDPKIGGVMIMGDRGTGKSTTIRALADLLPEISVVANDPFNSDPSDPDLMSDEVRQMLEQGVEIPTVPKKVQMVDLPLGATEDRVCGTIDIEKALSEGVKAFEPGLLAKANRGILYVDEVNLLDDHLVDVLLDSAASGWNTVEREGISIRHPARFVLVGSGNPEEGELRPQLLDRFGMHAEIHTVKEPALRVQIVEQRSEFDQNPPGFLEKYQSEQEALQQKIVNAQNLLPQVTSDYDLRVKISEICSELDVDGLRGDIVTNRAAKALTALEGRTEVTVDDIRRVITLCLRHRLRKDPLESIDSGYKVEKAFARVFGVELPETDAAQKNGTGQKLGARG, encoded by the coding sequence GTGAGTCCTACTGCTCAAACCACAGCGAGTACGCGACGTGTGGTATTTCCGTTTACAGCTATTGTTGGTCAGGAAGAAATGAAACTGGCTCTGCTGCTGAACGTGATTGACCCCAAAATTGGTGGTGTGATGATTATGGGCGATCGCGGTACTGGTAAATCCACAACTATCCGGGCCCTGGCCGATCTGCTACCAGAAATCTCTGTTGTTGCTAATGACCCCTTCAACAGTGACCCCAGCGACCCCGACTTGATGAGCGATGAAGTTCGCCAAATGCTGGAACAAGGGGTAGAAATCCCCACAGTTCCTAAAAAAGTGCAGATGGTAGATTTACCTTTAGGCGCTACAGAAGACCGGGTTTGCGGTACCATCGACATCGAAAAAGCTTTGTCTGAAGGTGTAAAAGCCTTTGAACCAGGACTTTTAGCCAAAGCTAACCGGGGTATTCTCTATGTGGATGAAGTGAACTTGCTAGATGACCACCTAGTAGATGTATTGCTGGACTCTGCTGCTAGTGGTTGGAACACTGTAGAACGGGAAGGTATTTCTATCCGCCACCCCGCCAGATTTGTACTTGTCGGTTCTGGTAACCCTGAAGAAGGTGAACTGCGTCCTCAACTTCTCGATCGCTTTGGGATGCACGCAGAAATTCATACAGTGAAAGAACCAGCTTTGCGGGTGCAAATCGTAGAGCAAAGGTCAGAATTTGACCAAAATCCCCCAGGGTTTCTTGAGAAGTACCAATCCGAGCAAGAAGCACTACAACAGAAAATTGTCAATGCTCAAAACTTGTTACCCCAAGTTACCAGTGACTATGATTTGCGGGTGAAAATTTCGGAAATTTGTTCGGAACTCGATGTAGACGGCTTGCGAGGCGACATTGTAACCAACCGCGCCGCCAAAGCTTTAACCGCATTAGAAGGACGTACCGAAGTTACAGTTGATGACATCCGTCGTGTAATTACCTTATGTCTGCGTCATAGACTACGGAAAGACCCCTTAGAATCCATTGATTCTGGCTACAAAGTGGAAAAAGCTTTTGCGAGAGTGTTTGGTGTGGAACTTCCAGAAACTGATGCAGCACAAAAGAATGGTACTGGTCAAAAGTTAGGGGCTAGAGGTTAA
- a CDS encoding serine/threonine-protein kinase: MSHITQSTVHCINPDCQRPYPQPWGNKFCNSCGAPLQLLDRYVPIQPLGSGGFAQIYTVWDVKTQTERVLKVLVENSAKALDLFRQEASVLINLRHPGVPRVDADGYFLINLTSPQQHQLPCLVMEKINGQTLEDIRKNYPQGCPEEMVLNWFTQAVEILQELHKRQIIHRDIKPSNLMLRNSLSNSPVKNQLVLIDFGGAKQFRDSQPRYQSSSTRLFSSGYSPPEQVSGGNVGPSADFYALGRTMIELLTGKYPPELEDVQTGTLQWRNRVNINPKFADLLDEMVQEDVRSRPTSANIIKKRLTQLSSVSLQEQLSSLLQNTNQQVSTKLTLFTQSLERVVGKFTKAVSKTTLLIIKAIAQFLLACIITIWSMILTGMGAAVGAIAGFFLAYRTVLGDRVAQFIFLQVPGLFPDNQTVLASEVLIFAAAGLGTAWGLTLAGGFAQRRRFLVVSLMGTISYGLGWLALQLTIPKNSNEGLVVSIVFAIFLLTLSLGLRSHRIVYAVITSLGTALIFAALIRLELLPTIFQFSTPPRWPELLPPMIYFAVEGIFLSFWLGVSYYLIVPGLRLLGWR, translated from the coding sequence GTGTCCCACATCACGCAGAGTACGGTTCACTGCATAAATCCTGATTGTCAACGTCCTTATCCCCAACCTTGGGGAAACAAGTTTTGTAATAGCTGTGGCGCACCGCTACAGTTGTTAGATCGCTATGTGCCTATTCAGCCTTTAGGATCGGGAGGATTTGCCCAAATTTATACAGTTTGGGATGTTAAAACTCAAACAGAAAGGGTGCTGAAGGTATTAGTGGAAAATTCCGCTAAGGCGCTGGATTTGTTTAGACAAGAAGCTTCAGTTTTAATTAATTTACGGCATCCGGGAGTACCAAGAGTAGATGCTGATGGGTATTTCCTCATAAATTTGACTAGTCCCCAACAACACCAACTACCTTGTTTGGTGATGGAAAAAATTAATGGACAGACTTTAGAAGATATCCGCAAAAACTATCCTCAAGGCTGTCCAGAAGAGATGGTGCTGAACTGGTTTACGCAAGCTGTGGAAATTTTGCAAGAATTGCACAAACGCCAGATTATTCACCGGGACATCAAACCTTCTAATTTGATGCTACGCAACTCTTTGTCCAATTCACCTGTTAAAAATCAGCTGGTGTTAATTGATTTTGGCGGAGCAAAACAATTTAGAGATTCTCAGCCGCGTTATCAATCTAGTTCAACTCGCTTATTTTCTTCGGGTTACAGTCCCCCAGAACAAGTGAGTGGTGGTAATGTGGGGCCGAGTGCTGATTTTTATGCCTTGGGTAGAACGATGATTGAGTTACTCACAGGCAAGTATCCGCCAGAATTAGAAGATGTGCAAACTGGGACGTTGCAATGGCGAAATCGGGTGAATATTAACCCCAAATTTGCAGATTTGTTGGATGAGATGGTGCAAGAGGATGTGCGATCGCGTCCTACAAGTGCAAATATCATTAAAAAAAGATTGACGCAGCTTTCTTCTGTCTCACTACAAGAGCAGTTATCTTCTTTACTGCAAAATACTAATCAGCAAGTATCTACTAAACTGACTCTGTTCACTCAATCCCTAGAAAGAGTAGTAGGAAAATTTACTAAAGCTGTAAGTAAAACTACGCTTTTGATTATCAAGGCGATCGCGCAATTTTTGCTCGCCTGTATCATCACAATCTGGTCGATGATATTAACGGGAATGGGTGCAGCAGTAGGAGCGATCGCAGGTTTCTTTTTAGCCTACCGCACAGTTTTAGGCGATCGCGTGGCGCAATTTATCTTTCTGCAAGTACCTGGCTTATTTCCTGACAACCAAACTGTCTTAGCATCCGAAGTGTTGATTTTTGCCGCCGCAGGTTTAGGAACTGCATGGGGACTGACACTAGCTGGTGGTTTTGCCCAACGCAGGCGGTTTTTGGTGGTGTCGTTAATGGGTACAATCAGCTATGGTTTAGGCTGGCTAGCTTTGCAATTAACCATCCCCAAAAACAGCAATGAAGGCTTGGTAGTTTCAATTGTGTTTGCAATCTTCCTGCTCACATTGAGTTTAGGGCTTCGCAGTCATCGCATAGTCTACGCTGTCATTACATCTTTGGGAACTGCACTAATTTTTGCGGCTTTAATTCGCTTAGAGTTACTACCAACTATCTTCCAATTTTCCACCCCACCCCGATGGCCAGAATTATTACCACCAATGATTTATTTTGCGGTTGAGGGCATTTTTCTCAGTTTTTGGCTAGGTGTGAGTTATTACCTCATCGTCCCTGGGTTGCGCTTGTTAGGTTGGCGTTAG
- the clpB gene encoding ATP-dependent chaperone ClpB, with amino-acid sequence MQPTDPNKFTDKAWEAIVKSQDIVRAYQQQQLDVEHLMIALLEEPTSIAIRILARGEVDPVALQEQLEAFTKRQPKVGKSDQLYLGRSLDVLLDRAEESRVRMKDGFISIEHMLLAFAEDDRVGRKLLQRFNVDSSKLEAAIKTVRGSQKVTDQNPESRYEALQKFGRDLTEQAKAGKLDPVIGRDDEIRRVIQVLSRRSKNNPVLIGEPGVGKTAIAEALAQRMVNGDVPESLKNRQLISLDIGSLIAGAKYRGEFEDRLKAVLREVTESNGQIVLFIDELHTVVGAGSSQQGAMDAGNLLKPMLARGELRCIGATTLDEFRKHIEKDAALERRFQQVFVDQPSVENTISILRGLKERYEVHHNVKISDSALVAAATLSARYISDRFLPDKAIDLVDEAAAQLKMEITSKPAELETIDRRLMQLEMEKLSLAGEDKGTAQTKERLQRIEQEITTLTAKQQKFNDQWQGEKQILEAISALKKEEDALRVQIEQAERDYDLNKAAQLKYGKLEGLQRDREAKEAQLLKIQSSGSTLLREQVTEADIAEIVAKWTGIPVNRLMASERQKLLQLESHLHERVIGQHEAVAAVAAAIRSARAGMKDPGRPIGSFLFMGPTGVGKTELARALAQFLFDSDDALVRLDMSEYMEKHSVSRLVGAPPGYVGYEEGGQLSEVVRRHPYSVVLLDEVEKAHPDVFNILLQVLDDGRITDSQGRTVDFRNTVIVMTSNIGSEHILDVSGDDSKYEMMQNRVTDALRSHFRPEFINRVDDIIIFHTLSRSEMRHIIRIQLKRVENLLKEQKISFDISAAACDYLVETGYDPVYGARPLKRAIRREVENPIATKLLENTFIPGDTIFIDKGEAGLTFSKKQSVKVAAPSATVQLLEPTADV; translated from the coding sequence ATGCAACCTACAGATCCTAATAAATTTACTGATAAAGCCTGGGAAGCGATCGTGAAATCTCAGGATATAGTCCGTGCTTATCAACAACAGCAACTAGATGTTGAGCATTTAATGATTGCCTTGCTAGAAGAACCTACTAGCATTGCAATACGTATTCTCGCTCGAGGTGAGGTTGATCCAGTAGCCTTGCAAGAACAACTGGAAGCTTTTACTAAACGTCAACCCAAGGTGGGGAAAAGCGATCAACTTTATCTAGGACGGAGTTTAGATGTTCTACTCGATCGCGCCGAAGAAAGTCGAGTGCGGATGAAAGATGGCTTCATCTCTATAGAACATATGCTGCTGGCTTTTGCTGAAGACGATCGCGTCGGGCGGAAGCTCCTCCAACGCTTTAATGTTGATAGTAGTAAGCTAGAGGCGGCAATTAAAACTGTGCGCGGTAGCCAAAAAGTTACCGATCAAAATCCCGAGTCGCGCTACGAAGCCTTGCAAAAATTTGGCCGAGATTTAACAGAACAAGCAAAAGCAGGGAAGCTAGACCCCGTAATTGGGCGTGATGATGAAATCCGCCGGGTTATTCAGGTATTATCGCGCCGGAGTAAGAATAATCCCGTTTTAATTGGTGAACCTGGGGTAGGTAAAACTGCGATCGCAGAAGCTTTAGCACAGCGCATGGTAAACGGTGACGTTCCCGAATCGTTGAAAAACCGCCAGCTAATTTCTTTAGATATTGGTAGTTTAATTGCTGGAGCTAAATACCGTGGTGAGTTTGAAGACCGTTTAAAAGCAGTTTTGCGGGAAGTTACAGAATCAAACGGTCAAATAGTACTGTTTATTGACGAACTGCATACCGTTGTTGGTGCAGGTTCTAGCCAGCAAGGGGCAATGGATGCGGGTAATTTGCTCAAACCGATGCTGGCGCGAGGCGAATTACGCTGTATTGGGGCAACAACCTTAGATGAGTTCCGCAAACATATTGAGAAAGACGCAGCTTTAGAACGCCGCTTCCAGCAGGTATTTGTCGATCAGCCCAGCGTTGAAAATACCATTTCGATTCTGCGGGGGCTAAAAGAACGTTACGAAGTTCATCACAACGTCAAAATTTCCGATTCCGCACTCGTAGCTGCAGCTACATTGTCAGCGCGTTACATTTCCGATCGCTTTTTACCAGATAAAGCCATTGACTTAGTAGATGAAGCCGCAGCCCAGCTGAAAATGGAGATTACCTCCAAACCCGCAGAACTGGAAACAATTGATCGGCGCTTAATGCAGCTAGAAATGGAAAAGCTGTCGTTAGCTGGGGAAGACAAAGGTACGGCTCAAACCAAAGAACGTTTGCAGCGTATTGAGCAAGAAATTACCACTTTGACTGCCAAGCAGCAAAAATTTAATGACCAATGGCAAGGTGAAAAGCAGATATTAGAAGCGATTAGTGCTTTAAAGAAAGAAGAAGACGCTTTGCGAGTGCAAATTGAGCAAGCCGAACGTGACTATGACCTTAACAAAGCTGCTCAATTGAAGTATGGCAAATTAGAGGGACTGCAGCGCGATCGCGAAGCTAAAGAAGCACAACTGTTAAAAATCCAAAGCTCAGGTTCTACACTGCTGCGTGAACAAGTAACAGAGGCAGATATTGCGGAAATCGTCGCTAAATGGACAGGAATTCCGGTAAATCGCCTGATGGCATCGGAAAGGCAGAAATTACTGCAATTAGAGAGCCATTTGCATGAACGAGTTATCGGTCAACATGAAGCCGTCGCCGCCGTCGCCGCCGCCATTCGTAGTGCTAGGGCAGGGATGAAAGACCCCGGTCGTCCTATTGGTTCATTTTTGTTCATGGGGCCGACAGGGGTAGGTAAAACTGAACTAGCCCGCGCTTTAGCACAGTTTCTCTTTGATTCTGATGATGCTTTGGTACGCTTGGATATGTCCGAGTATATGGAAAAACACTCGGTTTCTCGTTTAGTTGGCGCGCCTCCAGGGTATGTAGGCTATGAAGAAGGCGGTCAGCTTTCCGAAGTCGTGCGCCGTCATCCTTACTCGGTGGTGCTGCTGGATGAAGTGGAAAAAGCCCACCCCGATGTCTTCAATATTTTGTTGCAAGTCTTAGATGACGGTAGAATTACTGATTCTCAAGGCAGAACAGTGGATTTCCGCAACACTGTAATCGTCATGACCAGTAACATCGGTAGCGAACATATTCTTGATGTCTCTGGTGACGACTCCAAGTATGAAATGATGCAAAATCGGGTAACCGACGCTTTGCGATCGCACTTCCGCCCCGAATTTATTAACCGTGTGGATGACATTATTATCTTCCACACCCTCAGCCGTTCAGAAATGCGTCATATCATCCGCATTCAACTCAAACGCGTCGAGAATCTTCTCAAAGAGCAAAAAATCTCTTTTGATATCTCCGCAGCGGCTTGTGACTACCTCGTAGAAACAGGCTATGACCCAGTTTATGGCGCACGTCCCCTAAAACGGGCAATTAGGCGTGAAGTCGAAAACCCCATTGCTACCAAGCTACTGGAAAATACCTTTATTCCTGGAGACACAATTTTCATTGATAAAGGTGAAGCTGGGCTGACTTTTAGCAAAAAACAGTCAGTTAAAGTAGCAGCGCCATCAGCTACGGTTCAGTTATTAGAACCTACGGCAGACGTTTAA
- the gloA gene encoding lactoylglutathione lyase → MRLLHTMLRVGNLEESLKFYIDVLGMKLLRRKDYPDGKFTLAFVGYGDESDNTVIELTYNWGVEKYELGNAYGHIAIGVGDINATCQEIRNRGGKVVREPGPMKHGTTVIAFVEDPDGYRVELIQLGTLGIEGKQESQTLVTK, encoded by the coding sequence ATGCGCTTACTTCATACAATGCTACGGGTGGGCAATCTTGAAGAGTCTTTGAAATTCTACATTGATGTCCTGGGAATGAAATTGTTGCGGCGAAAAGATTATCCAGATGGAAAATTTACTCTAGCTTTTGTTGGCTATGGTGACGAAAGTGACAATACAGTCATAGAACTAACCTACAACTGGGGGGTGGAAAAGTACGAATTAGGTAATGCTTATGGTCATATTGCCATTGGTGTGGGCGATATTAATGCTACTTGCCAAGAAATTAGAAATCGTGGCGGTAAGGTAGTAAGAGAACCAGGCCCAATGAAACACGGTACTACAGTAATTGCTTTTGTGGAAGACCCAGACGGCTATCGGGTGGAACTGATTCAATTGGGTACTTTAGGAATTGAAGGTAAGCAGGAATCACAAACACTGGTAACTAAGTAA
- a CDS encoding Uma2 family endonuclease encodes MSPLLDQTTDQRTVTESKTIEEFLKLPYIEESPAWEYINGEAIQKPMGGGKHSLLQKRLVAVIDGLESDYEAFPELRCTFGNRSVVPDVVVISTNQLPLDENGEIISIGIDFAPAWLIEILSPTQSQTKVTGNILHCLRNGSQLGWLIDPNERCILVYQPNSLPDLLSGKDILPVLADLNLTLSVDDVFAWLNRKK; translated from the coding sequence ATGTCCCCACTACTTGACCAAACCACTGACCAACGAACAGTTACAGAAAGCAAGACTATAGAGGAGTTTTTAAAACTTCCATATATTGAGGAGTCACCTGCTTGGGAATATATTAACGGAGAAGCAATTCAGAAACCTATGGGAGGAGGTAAACACAGCTTATTGCAAAAACGCTTAGTAGCTGTAATTGATGGGTTGGAAAGTGACTATGAAGCCTTTCCTGAATTGCGCTGTACCTTTGGTAATCGTTCAGTAGTTCCTGATGTAGTTGTTATCTCTACCAATCAACTACCACTTGATGAAAATGGAGAAATTATCAGCATTGGTATTGATTTTGCACCTGCTTGGTTAATAGAAATTCTTTCCCCTACTCAAAGTCAAACTAAAGTAACTGGCAATATTTTACATTGTTTACGAAATGGCAGTCAGCTAGGATGGTTGATTGACCCAAATGAACGCTGCATTTTAGTTTATCAACCTAATTCTTTGCCAGATTTGTTATCAGGAAAAGATATATTACCAGTGTTGGCAGATTTGAATTTAACGCTGTCTGTTGATGACGTGTTTGCTTGGTTGAATCGGAAAAAGTAA
- a CDS encoding Uma2 family endonuclease: MLLELKRIHLPPGQRVLLQDVTWQELETIIEELGEHRAARIAYDRGILEIMAPLPEHEDDKEIISDLIKGLLEELDIEFRCLGSTTFKNELMAQGIEPDQCFYIKNEALIRGKKRLDLTIDPPPDLALEIDITSRTHPNIYQALKVPELWRFEKGILKINLLQNGNYVESQSSLNFPHLPLIAVIPQYLENSKTAGRNATLKAFRSWVKQHLS, from the coding sequence ATGTTATTGGAGTTAAAGCGCATCCATCTTCCACCAGGGCAAAGAGTATTATTGCAAGATGTTACTTGGCAAGAATTAGAAACAATTATTGAAGAGTTGGGCGAACATCGTGCAGCGCGAATTGCTTATGACAGGGGAATATTAGAAATTATGGCTCCATTGCCAGAACATGAAGACGATAAAGAAATTATCAGTGATTTAATTAAAGGATTATTAGAAGAATTAGATATTGAATTTAGATGTCTTGGCTCTACCACATTCAAAAATGAATTGATGGCTCAGGGTATAGAACCCGATCAATGTTTTTATATTAAAAACGAAGCTTTAATTCGTGGCAAAAAGCGACTAGATTTAACAATTGATCCACCACCCGATTTAGCTTTAGAAATTGATATTACTTCTCGTACTCATCCAAATATCTATCAAGCTTTAAAAGTGCCAGAACTGTGGCGGTTTGAAAAAGGTATATTGAAAATTAATCTTTTACAAAATGGAAATTATGTAGAGTCTCAGTCAAGTTTAAATTTTCCGCATTTGCCTTTGATTGCAGTAATTCCCCAATATCTGGAAAACAGTAAAACCGCAGGTAGAAATGCAACGCTTAAAGCTTTTCGGAGTTGGGTAAAACAGCATTTATCTTAA